The following are from one region of the Fusarium verticillioides 7600 chromosome 1, whole genome shotgun sequence genome:
- a CDS encoding hypothetical protein (At least one base has a quality score < 10) — protein sequence MPTKIDIYWLIHYQNRRVQPFETYQQANRIKGDRSFLCSDGSYRLVREVREGLSLPEFHENLIDQKKKKKKKKKKKKKKKKKKKKKKKKKKKKKRQRWGTKSGQVKNMINQKTLGSMTS from the exons ATGCCGACAAAGATAGATATATACTGGCTCATCCATTACCAAAATAGGAGGGTACAGCCATTTGA AACCTACCAGCAAGCAAACAGGATCAAAGGTGACCGCTCCTTCCTCTGCAGTGACGGGTCGTATAGGTTAGTGCGAGAGGTTCGGGAAGGCTTAAGTCTTCCGGAGTTCCACGAGAATCTAATAgaccaaaagaagaagaagaagaagaagaagaagaagaagaagaagaagaagaagaagaagaagaagaagaagaagaagaagaagaagaagaaaagacagCGCTGGGGAACAAAATCAGGACAGGTCAAGAATATGATAAATCAAAAGACTCTAGGTTCGATGACAAGCTGA